Proteins encoded in a region of the Sulfurimonas marina genome:
- a CDS encoding glutamate-5-semialdehyde dehydrogenase — protein MEQFLNEAKKGSRVLNTLSGREKNRILREMAEAMRANTMTLIEANAIDMANGKENNLSSALMDRLLLDENRIDAMAVAVEEIAALKEPTGRVLDGWVTEDGLKIEKVSIPIGVIGIIYESRPNVTSDTAALCFKSSNVCVLKGGKEAENSNQAIAKVLQAVLEKNNLPKELISLLPDSSREGVAKLIKMDKYVDLIIPRGGEALIRYVSENATVSVVKHDKGLCHTYIDKDADQEKAVKIAINAKVQRPGVCNAMETLLVDKAVAAEVLPKLKEGFDAAGTDLRGCGATQDIINVTNATDEDYDTEYLANILSIKVVDGVNEAIEHIVRFGSGHSEAIITENITTAEEFLNNIDAAALYVNASTRFTDGGAFGFGAEVGISTNKLHARGPMGIEGLTTYKFKIYGSGQTR, from the coding sequence ATGGAACAATTTTTAAACGAAGCAAAAAAAGGAAGTAGGGTTTTAAATACTTTAAGCGGTAGAGAAAAAAATAGAATTTTAAGAGAGATGGCTGAAGCGATGAGAGCAAATACAATGACTTTGATCGAAGCAAATGCAATAGATATGGCAAACGGGAAAGAGAATAATCTCTCTTCAGCACTGATGGACAGACTGTTATTAGATGAAAACAGAATCGATGCCATGGCTGTTGCAGTGGAGGAGATCGCAGCACTTAAGGAACCGACAGGTCGTGTACTAGATGGTTGGGTAACGGAAGATGGACTTAAGATCGAAAAAGTATCTATCCCTATAGGTGTGATAGGGATCATATATGAATCTCGTCCAAACGTTACAAGTGATACCGCTGCACTTTGTTTTAAAAGCTCAAACGTATGTGTACTAAAAGGTGGAAAAGAGGCTGAAAATTCTAATCAGGCGATTGCAAAAGTACTACAGGCTGTTTTAGAGAAAAATAACTTACCAAAAGAGCTTATTTCACTTTTACCTGATAGCTCACGTGAGGGTGTTGCTAAACTTATTAAGATGGATAAATATGTTGACCTTATTATTCCTCGCGGTGGTGAAGCACTAATTCGCTATGTAAGTGAGAATGCTACTGTAAGTGTTGTAAAACACGATAAGGGACTGTGTCATACATATATTGACAAAGATGCAGATCAGGAAAAAGCGGTAAAAATCGCGATCAATGCAAAAGTACAACGTCCAGGTGTTTGTAATGCTATGGAGACTTTACTTGTAGATAAAGCAGTAGCTGCAGAAGTTTTACCAAAACTAAAAGAGGGATTTGATGCAGCTGGAACAGACTTAAGAGGTTGTGGGGCTACACAAGATATCATCAATGTTACAAATGCAACTGATGAAGATTACGATACTGAGTATTTGGCAAACATCTTAAGCATTAAAGTTGTTGATGGTGTTAATGAAGCGATTGAGCATATTGTAAGATTCGGTTCGGGACACTCTGAGGCTATTATTACCGAAAATATTACAACTGCCGAAGAGTTTTTAAATAACATTGATGCAGCAGCACTTTATGTAAATGCAAGTACACGTTTTACTGATGGAGGGGCTTTTGGTTTTGGAGCGGAAGTTGGGATCTCAACAAATAAACTTCATGCTAGAGGACCTATGGGAATTGAAGGCTTAACAACATATAAGTTTAAAATCTACGGAAGCGGTCAAACAAGATAA